One Bos taurus isolate L1 Dominette 01449 registration number 42190680 breed Hereford chromosome 4, ARS-UCD2.0, whole genome shotgun sequence genomic window, GTATTTTAGACCTAAAAATGCTCCTGTTTATTTTCTCTCACCTATGAATTAACACAGCAGTCTCCCAACTATCTGTTTGGAAAATTAAATTCCTGTAGATCtcttcctagggcttccctggtgggtcaacagtaaagaatctacctgcaattcaggagatgtgcgtttgatccctgggtcgggaagattgcctggagaagggaatggctacccactccagtattcttgcctggagaattccatggacggaggagtctagcgggctacagtctgaggggtagcaaagagtgatgcaactgagcacacacacacagagcgaTTCCCACTGAAACTCAAACCTGCAATCAGTTTCAAGCTCAAGTGAGTCTTCCTGGCCTCATGGGCTTTTGCCTCTGGTCATTGCCTTGGCTCACACAGACACCAAACATCTTGCTATGTATGAAACAGTGACATTTGAGGTTAGGTTGATGATCATCAGGTGGGCCAAAGGATGGAGTTTTACTTAAACTCTGAAGACTTCAAGAAGGTTTTATTCCACAGAAATGCAGTTTCTGGTTCTGGCTCTGTCACTGGTTTGTTATAATTAGGTCAGTTTGAGTAAAAGAGTTACATTATGATGCATATAAACATGCTAATTTTTAATCTTGAAGATGAAACTGGCTTGAGAAAAGAAACTTGTAGAAACTACAATCCTTTTTACCTTTGGTGATTAGAACGAGTTTTCCAGGGTTGCTGAAACAAACTGCAAttaacttagtggcttaaaactacAGACATTTATGATTTAGTTCTGAAGGCCAGAAGTTCTAAAtcagggtgtcagcagggctgtgttccctttcAAGACACCAGAAAAGAGTCTTTTTTGTCTTTACCTAGCTCCTGTTGGCTCAGGGCACCTTGGCATGCCTTGGTTTGAAGCTGTGTTACTTCAGTCTCCGTCTTCATAGTCACATGGCCTTCTTCCCTACATCTTTGTGTCCTTTACTCTTCTTCTATGGGTACCAGTCACTGAATTTAGGGCCTCCCCCAATCCAAGACGATATCATCTTATATCTTTAACTATTTATATTtgcaaagactctatttccaaataaggtcatattcttATGAGGTTTGAGGTAGAATTGCATTTGTGGGGGGCACACTGTTCAACCCATTAGAGTAACTATCCTCCTTTAAATGTCATAgctttgttactttttaaaatttaaattcacaATTAAGGATAGAAGTGTCCATTCTTTTTTTGACAATTTCTGTAAGTAGAGATCTTCCCATTAGGCTCATTCTTCCCCAagctttttttatataaaatgatcaTGTGGAAATTAGGTATGAACCTTATTTCAACAAGTTTAACCTAATCCTTTCTTTATTCCATGTAGTTGTCTCACCAGCTGCCATTCAGGTGTTTGTATTGGTAGTTTAGAGGAGTGTTTCCTCCAATGCTACTTAAGGTGAAGATTTTCTAACTCCTAAGTAAGAAAGTTTATAAGGGCTTAAACTATGaaaaattttagttcttttatatgttttaaacatTAGCAGGGAAAATCCATTTTCTTCAAAGCATGAGACTGTAATGGttcttaagattttattttattctgcctGTGGTGGTCTCTTTAGAGCAACTGCTTTTCAGCAATGGGAATAAATGGATATTTATGGTAAGACCACATGTTCCTGGGAAAAACGTTAAATTCTCTTTATACAGTTACATAGCAGTATGCTAGTAATCCAATTCAACATTCTAGTTTCCTCCTAGAATCACAGAACATTTAAATACGTCTTCTTGCAGGTAATTTTTACAAATACCAAATGTTAAATAATACATAGTTTAATTTCTTATCCTTGACTCAGAATGTTTTATTGTACCACAAAATGTGCCCTAACACTTCACATTGTGACAATCAAAATGATATAATACAATGTCAACTATAGAAGACTATAAAAGGCCAAAGTTCATGTATTCCTTTCCATGAGGTAGGCCAGAACCAATCCTTTTACTGGAAGATATaaagtcataaaatattttattaactttaaaCACAAATGTACATTACTTTGATATAGTATGGAGCACAAAAAATAGCACTTCAACGTACCCCTCAAAAGGCGATTTTATTTGATTCAATAGTTTCGAGCAAACTTTTGACTTATTTCCTCTGGCAGAAGTGACTTTTACCTCTTCTACCTGCCTTCcttaagaaagggaaaaaaaaataatggtgaaATCTCACCTTTCCATGAGaggttttttcccactttttggcAGAACACTGAAAAATGTTCTTTCAAGAAATAACAAACTGAGAGGTTCaacttggaatttatttttatttaacagttTGTTGCTAAGGCATTGTTTGGTACAGCATTCTGCACAGCTAGGAAGGCACAAGGTAAAAGAGCCACCTTCATTTCTCTGTAGGTTCAACAGTGATTTGGAAACATGAGACAAGCATTAGTCACTATACAATCTGTATCACacataagagaaaataatttcattaattcAAACACAGGAGTCCTTCATCTTCAAACACTGAATTAAACTCCCTGCACTTAAAGTCAAGAACTTGACTGTGAAGCTTACAATCTCTGACATGGAAATGTAGTGTAATGACATATtctacatttacttttttttttcagttacagATGAAGCAACTTGCAAAACATTCCTAAATACGAAGGAAGaagaatatttaaatgtaaatcatcattattcatttttatccatCAAAGTGGCTTCATTCTGTGTTCATATCTTGCATCAAATATTAGGTACACCAAAGCGTGTAGGAGAAAAAAGTGCCTTTCACAGTCATCGCTCTTTGTGATGAGAATGCTGAGGCGCCACCATATCTCCTTTCGGAGCTTTGCTGGGTCTAGCGGAACACCCCAGGCAGTGTTCACCTTCCTTCTGCTTCCGTGTTGTTTGGCTCTGGACTTCAGAGCACCCCCTCTTATTTCAAACACTTCTTTCCTCTGGGCCTGGAATGCCCCAGTTGAACGTTGTGTTAACAGAAGATTTCAACTACCTCCAGATCTGAGACTCTTCTCTGTAAAAGGAAGCCCCCAGAAAAGTGCTACCGGAcaatttattacattattttatgCTGATAGACTTGGCTACTATCCTCATATAGatgaaaaaacaggcaaaaccgTATTCGGAGGAATTCCCCAGTTGGGAAACTTAAAAAGTCATTTGGAGAAAGCAAAAAATGACATTGCCTATTACATACCAAATGACAGCGTGGGCTTGGCGGTCATTGACTGGGAAAACTGGAGGCCTACCTGGGCAAGAAACTGGAAACCTAAAGATGTTTACAGGGATGAGTCAGTTGAGTTGGTTCTGCAAAAAAATCCGCAACTCAGTTTCCCAGAGGCTTCCAAGATTGCAAAAGTGGATTTTGAGACAGCAGGAAAGAGTTTCATGCAAGAGACTTTAAAACTGGGAAAATTACTTCGGCCAAATCACTTATGGGGTTATTATCTTTTTCCTGATTGTTACAATCATAATCATAACCAACCTACTTACAATGGAAATTGCCCTGATgtagaaaaaaggagaaatgatgaTCTCGAGTGGTTGTGGAAGGAAAGCACTGCCCTTTTCCCTTCTGTTTATTTGAATATCAGGTTAAAATCTACTCAAAATGCTGCCTTGTATGTTCGTAATCGTGTCCAGGAAGCCATTCGGTTGTCTAAAATAGCGAGTGTCGAAAGTCCACTTCCGGTTTTTGTATATGCCCGTCCAGTTTTTACTGATGGGTCTTCAACATATCTTTCTCAGGTAAGTAAATAAAGCAAGGTAAGAAAGCTATGGAATACTGTCCACAAATGGTGTTTAGTGGAATGGAACACCATTTTTGAAGGGAGTAAAACTTAGCTTTTAATAATCTTTAGGAATATGCACTCAGGTAGTTCTGCATCCTTATATGaatgtaaaataagaatatatttcatttttaatgtaatcATACAATATTTTAGCAACCATAGACAATTGGGTAGTATAAACAATGTATTAATTTAGCTCCTTTTATGGGCCTACTCTCTTGTcaataaaagtaattaaaatagtaGCAGAAAATTCATGTTTTTGTTATAGTAGGACAGTGGTGGCATAAAAGATAGAAATGAATAGTGGAGAAATACTTACATAATTATTGTTGGGTTAGCATTCTTGGCTTTGGCGTTACTGTCCTGTGTATAACACTTCATTGTATTCCTCCCTGTTAACTCTCCCTATCACCTTTGCCAGGGTGACCTTGTGAATTCGGTTGGTGAGATCGTTTCTCTAGGTGCCTCTGGGATTATAATGTGGGGCAGTCTCAATCTAAGCTTATCTATGGTAAGTTGAAATGAtgaaaatagatgtggaaacagatgAAAACATTTCTACTTTGAATGTTTATGAGAATTGTTGTGGGATTGAGTAATAAACATGATCTTTGGCACAAAGTAGTTGGTGCTCAATTAATAGTGGTTAAATCAAACTATCAATTGTATGGTTGTGTTATAAGGCAGCTTTCCAGTGAGGAAACAGAAATTTGTTGAGATTAATTGAAATTCTCTATGCTACCTGGCTAAGAAGTAGCAAAAACAGGActatattcttgttttttttttttacttactctATTGTGCCGTGTTGCTTCTCAAAAGAAGAGCTCAACTAGTcaacattcattcactcattctttcattcaccCAATTACTgttttattaagcacttacttaTTTACTAAGTTGATGACAGTTTACTGTGGGGGGTCAGCAACTGGGATGGTGTGGGCAGTTGGCAGTTAGTCTTTGAAAATGTATTAGATTGTTCAAAGCTTCCCtaagggagaggaaaaggaacACTTTATTTTCCACAGGTTGTGTTTAATAGTGTCTATTTTAAGCAAAACTTGTTTTATCAGGAAGGAAGGCTTATTTAGCTCTACATAGTATGAACTGTATTCATTTTTTCCTAATGCATTTTCTTTACTTCAAAAAGCCTTAAACCATTCTATCATGACCTActccttttatctctttctttctcttttctctctttccttctccatatcaGGTCTTTATCCTTTACCTCTTCAGTTTTCTTGACTCAAAACATGAATAGAGCTGTCACATGGACACTGCTGAGTTGGAGCTGAACTTTCCTTCTCTGATCGATGTGGAAATACTAGTAACCTAGGTGCCATGGAGTGTGTCTTATGAAGCTCTTGGTCCAGAGGTTTCATCCTAGGACTTACAAAGAACAGAATTTACACTCTAAGACCAAAAGAGATCTTTTGTATCTTGTCCTTCAGATACACTAGctgtatttctccttcatttgtAAAGGTATTTAGCTTTTTGAAATTCGTTTCAAGATTATCTGAGCCCTCCTACCTATTTGGTAGATTCTATTATCTCTGGTTTGATCACCAGTAAAGGGAAATAATATAGACTATAAGTTCAGATAATGGGATATGTCCCCTTTGTAATATCTTTTATATGTcagaaaattatttaagaattaTAATTCTCGTAGGAATATTCCTGATTTTTATCAGTTGTTTTCTCAAATGTATAAACTCTCTTCTCAAGGATCCCATTAGTTCTTTGATGGAACCATTTATAAATTCcccatttataatttttttttaattgagaactTCACACTTACTCTGATAAGGAATGAATCATGCCTTCTCCAATTAGTAGGGTGACATTAGCAGTATGACATGGCATAGAATTCAActgctacacttttttttttaattgcacttCAATCTTAGATTCGCATTCTTCTACCATGACTCTCAAATCACCTTCAGTATTCACATAGAGACAGTCCTTCAACTTTAATATGAAGACTTCCTAGTTAATGACACTGATTTGAACTTGTTCCCTGTAGACCTTTCCCAATTTACAATCATTTTGAATGTTAATTCTATCATTACTTTGCCTTTTTCCTATGTCATCAATACTGTCATGGATTGCTTGTGTTTTCTCTGATCCACTGACAACTTAAAAAACTGGTAATTCCAAGTTTACTTGCAATGATTGGAATTGACTTAAAACAATGGTTATCAAATGTAGGCAAATCATTCCTTCCATTTCATCTTACTAGACCCAACTGTGAGACAGAGTCAGCTTCTACTGGCTTTAGTTCATGAGACCTCATTGTTAAATATTCAGAAATTTTGTGAACtgtttgttaaaaattaaattacaaaaacTTAGAATAAGTATGCAAAAACAAAAGTATGCTAAGTAtgctaaaaacaaaagcaataaatactaaaaatgtaTCAATTATTTACTTGTCCTATTATCCAtacttttgatttatttatatcaATCATATATGTGTAAGTGGAAATGGTATTATGCAATGGTGTGTTTCTTCCTACCATAATCCTGTCCTATGTAATGGTGATGTCATGTTGGTAGCTTAAAATTGGCCATGGTAGGAGTATTTACAGCATGGATTTTGATGAATACTATAAACTAGACTTTATGTCTTAGAGAAAGACTTTAAGCCTACAAAGACTGCATCTTGTGTAGGCTACTGACTCTCAAACATTCTCATCCTttcactcctcttcctgcctagTTCTTGTCTCTGTAGACAACTCTAATGtcatctgtgctaagtcacttcagtggtgttcagctctttgcgaccctatggactgtagtccatcaggccccactgtccatgggatttctaggcaagaatactggaatgggttgccatcttcttctccagggcatcttcctgatccagggattgaacccttgtctcttatgtctcttgcttttgcacataggttctttaccactagtgccacctaggcaGCCCAGATCAATGTCTTTGATCTTGGTATAAATTCTCATATACCCTTGGCACTGGTGATACTGTGTTGAAGAATACTGACAAAGTCCCTGCCTTCATGAAGCTCATACAGTTGGAGGGATAAAAAtaattgttcttgttgtttagtcgctaagttgtgtctgactcttttgaaaccccatggactgtaggccacaggatcctctgtccatgggatttcccaggcaagaatactggagtgggctgccatattctactccaggggatcttctctacccagggattgaacccatgtctcctgcattggcaggcagattctttgccactgtgctaCCAGGTAAGCCCAATAGAGgcaacacaaaacaataaaaatattttatgtg contains:
- the SPAM1 gene encoding sperm adhesion molecule 1 isoform X2, translated to MRMLRRHHISFRSFAGSSGTPQAVFTFLLLPCCLALDFRAPPLISNTSFLWAWNAPVERCVNRRFQLPPDLRLFSVKGSPQKSATGQFITLFYADRLGYYPHIDEKTGKTVFGGIPQLGNLKSHLEKAKNDIAYYIPNDSVGLAVIDWENWRPTWARNWKPKDVYRDESVELVLQKNPQLSFPEASKIAKVDFETAGKSFMQETLKLGKLLRPNHLWGYYLFPDCYNHNHNQPTYNGNCPDVEKRRNDDLEWLWKESTALFPSVYLNIRLKSTQNAALYVRNRVQEAIRLSKIASVESPLPVFVYARPVFTDGSSTYLSQQSCMNLGTYLNTTLNPYIINVTLAAKMCSQVLCHNEGVCTRKHWNSSDYLHLNPMNFAIQTGEGGKYTVPGTVTLEDLQKFSDTFYCSCYANIHCKKRVDIKNVHSVNVCMAEDICIDSPVKLQPSDHSSSQEASTTTFSSISPSTTTATVSPCTPEKHSPECLKVRCSEVIPNVTQKACQSVKLKNISYQSPIQNIKNQTTY
- the SPAM1 gene encoding sperm adhesion molecule 1 precursor, yielding MRMLRRHHISFRSFAGSSGTPQAVFTFLLLPCCLALDFRAPPLISNTSFLWAWNAPVERCVNRRFQLPPDLRLFSVKGSPQKSATGQFITLFYADRLGYYPHIDEKTGKTVFGGIPQLGNLKSHLEKAKNDIAYYIPNDSVGLAVIDWENWRPTWARNWKPKDVYRDESVELVLQKNPQLSFPEASKIAKVDFETAGKSFMQETLKLGKLLRPNHLWGYYLFPDCYNHNHNQPTYNGNCPDVEKRRNDDLEWLWKESTALFPSVYLNIRLKSTQNAALYVRNRVQEAIRLSKIASVESPLPVFVYARPVFTDGSSTYLSQGDLVNSVGEIVSLGASGIIMWGSLNLSLSMQSCMNLGTYLNTTLNPYIINVTLAAKMCSQVLCHNEGVCTRKHWNSSDYLHLNPMNFAIQTGEGGKYTVPGTVTLEDLQKFSDTFYCSCYANIHCKKRVDIKNVHSVNVCMAEDICIDSPVKLQPSDHSSSQEASTTTFSSISPSTTTATVSPCTPEKHSPECLKVRCSEVIPNVTQKACQSVKLKNISYQSPIQNIKNQTTY